Below is a genomic region from Amphiura filiformis chromosome 19, Afil_fr2py, whole genome shotgun sequence.
GAAGCGGTGCCTTGTAGTACTTGATGGGTTTGATGAGATGCGCAAGGACTTATATGACCATGCCCTTGAAAGTCCACTTTTATCTGGGTGCTTTGTCATTGTGACAACAAGGCCACATATGGTAGACGAATTCTGTCAAAGTCCAGACAAGTCAGGATATACCCACGTACGAATATCAGGATTTTCTCCTGATAAGGTTCAAATGTACATTGGAAAGTTCTTTAATAGGACTGGACAGACAGAAAAGGGGAGGAATTTGATTGAAAGAATAGATGAAACGCCCATATTACAAACCTTGTCATCTTTTCCAATTCTCCTTGTTATGATGTGTCTCCTTTGGGAAGACTCGAATTTGACAAACACACCTGTCCAAAGCATAACTAGTCTGTATGAGAAAGCTGTCATTTATCTTAATAAGCCGTTCCACAAGAGGCAACAAATATCACCAAGAAACATTGAAAACGTTCTCATCAATCTGGGTAAGCCTGCACTTGATGCATTGTTTGAGAATAATCTGCAAATTAGAAGTGATGAAGTTGATCAAGATATCTTGGTCCAGTCTTTTGACATCGGCCTAACAAATGAAGAAGAGAGTGCTCTTGTGGGGGAAACATGTGCTGCATTCATTCATAAAACGTTCCAGGAATTTTGTGCAGCAAAATATTTAGTTCATTTGTATCAGTtcaatgttttgattttcagGTCACAAATTGACTTGATAAACACAAATAATGTTTATGATATGGGATATGTTCTGCAGTTTTGTTGTGGTTTATGTCCTGATGctgccaaacaagttttgcaTCATGTTGTTTGCTTGGTAAAACACTCACAGAATAGTTATAGTTATAGGTGGATGTTGCCACTTTTGATTTTGTATGAACATGACATATGCAACCAATCCTATGAAAGTGCTAACTTACATGCTGAGCTTGCACCATTACAAAATACCCCACTGGCACTAGGAAACAGTAACGCTATGACAGCGTTTTCCTACCTGGCTCTTTCGAAACAACGTTGTAGTTATCAGTGGACCCATAGTGTGGTGGAGATGTTTATACTGAATTTAAAATGTGATGCAAGTACATTGATTAGGCTGCTTGAATGTATGTCATCAATAACTAGAGTGACGCTATTGAATATTACATTAGCGGGTGATATTGACAATAGCATATCAGTAGCAAGTCGGTCAATAAAAATATTGCATATAAAACAAGGTTCACTAAGTGCAAACACAATGATGAGATTGCTTGGCTGTATGCCATCAGTTACATCAGTGACACTCTATTATGTTGATATCGGAGGTGAGGTTGATGACAGGATGCCAGTATTATGTGAATCACTCACAGAATTCATACTAGGTGGTTTACTGAGAGCAAACACGATGTTCAGATTACTTGGTTGTATGCCATCAGTAACATCAGTGACACTGGATGAGGTTGATATCGCAGGTGAGGTTGATAACAGGAGACCAGTATCATGTGAGTCACTCAAGAAATTCATACTAAGTGGTTCATTGAGTGCAAACACGATGTTGAGATTACTTCGTTGTATGCCAGCAGTTACAACAGTGACACTCGATGGGGTTGATATTGCTGGTGAGATTGTTGATCATGGTGAGGTTGATGAAAGCATATCAGCGTCATGTGAGTCAATTACTGAATTTGTAATAGGCGCTTGTTCACTATTAAGTGCAAACACAATGATGCGGTTGCTTGATTGTATGCCATCAGTGAAGTTTGTGATACTCAATGAGGTATCAATAGCTGGTGATGCTGATCAGAACATACCAGTTTCTTGTCCTTTCATCAAATCAATCATAATACGGGGCTCACTAAGTGCAAACACTATGATGTGTTTACTTGGTTGTATGGCTTCAGTAACATCAGTGACACTCTTGACGATACAACTTACAGGTGATGTCGATGAAAGCATATCAGTATCATGTAAGGCACTTCGGGAATTCGAAATACAAGACGGCTCTCTAACAGCAAACGCAATGATGAAATTGCTTGATTGTATGCCACTAGTAACATCAGTGACACTCGATGGGGTTACAGTAGCAGGTGGTGTTGGTAGTTGCATCTCAGTATCATGCAAGTCACTCCAAGAACTAGAAATCCGGGGTGGTTCATTGAGTGTAGACACACTGATGAGACTGCTTGATTGCATGACATCAGTAATGTTAGTGACACTCACAAATGTTAAGATAGCAGGTGAGGGTGACGCTATAATCGCCAAATTTCCTGATATCTCAGGCACTGTCTCATATGTAAGAGATTGTGTACATTTGAACTTGGGATTCCATTGAGTTAGTTTATCCCCAATAATCCAGATTCATATTATTTGCTAGGGAAACACAAATAGAATCGTAAGAGATTACTCCCAAAGCACAAGAATAAACCAGCACACCCAGCGTATTTAGGCCATATCAAGATTTAAGGGATCATGCAACAGTATGATGTAAGACCGGTAGAAAAAGCACATGTCTATTATAGTGGGTGAATGTGGCGTAGTATGCTTACCGCTttacacaaaatattcaaatcggTCAGACTCTATAAAAGAACGTGGAGATAaacatttgatttatttttgtacaATCCTCATAGGTTTAGAAAATATCCACCTGTCTTGTTAGCATTGTTATAGCATGGTAGTGGAGTGCAATACAACTAGTTTCCACTGTTTAAATGTTTGTTACCATCTTATAATGTGTATTATTGGGTGTTCAAATAGTATCAATACGAGAAATATCGAAACTACGAAAATATAAATTATGGTCGATTATATTCTGCCGGGATATTCTGATGGTTAGTCCAATAGATTCCCGTAAatatcgtgcaaatcatgttaagcTTGCCATATTGGGCTTACAAGGCTACTctttataggctttggagctattTCAACAGCACTCTTATTTGGTGGAAAAAGGTCATTCTACGACGTAgagttatggagttatgggcaaatatGTAAAGTTGTGACGTCACAGGTCTAATGTTGTCTGAACGGGGGCGAAAATTAAAATTACTACGATTTTGTGGAAAAATTATTTGTGGTTCCATGAGTAATCAGAAATAAAATAGGTTGCCATAAGTTGGCCAATGCAGAACAAAAATTAGGCATATGATGTCACAATATTACTCCATACCGCCAtaactttaacatgatttgcacgattgtagtgccaACAAATGCCTCTAATATCAACAGTATGCTTAAGTACAGTGttttcatttttgcattttactgtATATAATACTGTATCATTTACAGCTATTTGTTGGCAGAATTGCTGCATGTAAACGTTAGTTTACTGGAATTTGGTCAATACATGACTGGAATTTGGTCAATATATATATGTCATAGGGACCTGATGCATCCAGTTAAAAAATAAACAGTATATGCCTGTGGTTtgcttattcatttattttgaaCTATAGTCATAGCTTTAGAACTTCTAACGTATTCACAATAATTTAACATAGAAAGTATGTCCAATGCGGTTTAAAATTAGGAACACAGtaatgtttttaaagaaaaatacccgaatttaaaagttgcagcaaattgtattgatttgaattcgacacttttaaattttggaatttttctttaaaaacaccaaCTGTGCTGCTAATATTGAACGGCATTGGACAATTGGAATATCAAATTGCACGTAAATAAACTATACGAATAcgatagttctgaagctatatgcgtatttataacgactgcgttactttttgtgaagacttTATTTGGTGCTGATCGAGTAGCTTTAACTCGTCaatctatttattatttatattggtgCTAAAATAATCAGTATTATAGTTTATATTTAAGTCATGTATAATAGTACTGTAAGTAGATCAACACTGCCagaatgtttcaaaattttgagtagcaaAATACTAGCAATGCAACAGCTAACTTATCAATTAATACCATAAAGGTCTCCTtccaattgttgttgttgctcctCATCAGGTTGAAATGTTCCATATTAACTGTTTTACGCACCAAATGTTTTTGCATCGTATGTCAATAATGCAATAATTGTGaaatgtaaaatattggacaaaatTCAGCCGACCTTTTTATAATGGTTGATACAACATAATTGGCTTTGATGGTttaatgttgtgcctatttttgcatttttctcaaaaattatagcgcattggtgacaagtaagatatgtagacAAGTAAGatacttaaaattcaaatctttattagagtataatttaaatccattagatttcaattttaagtcttttcaaagttttgtaattttagtaATAAGTctctggaatttagagagtatgtGCATTTGGTCTAACTCGATCCATGCTCGCTCCCGCAAGCCTTGTCCTGGATTTCCGTTTTCTTCCCGCTTTCAGAATCGGTGATAAGTTCAcgcaatggaatttggggagctgcacagataattgatggatgttacaatctaagtgcagatAATATGTTTGCGCTGGGTTCTGCTGCAACCAGTGGAATCGAATTTAAAACACTCTGAATCCTCTGAAAAAATGCGCTTTATCAATCTGAACTAATTTATTAATTGTTTCATTATATTTGAGGCTGGCATTAACAGGTAAATTATGTTATACTTCAATATCAAATTTTGTACTTGATATCATTCATAGTTGACAATTTTTAACTGGCATTCTttaaatttgcattaattttaattttaacaaaCATACATAAAATGAATATTGTAAGGATTATATTAAATCTTGAAAAAGAGATTCAGGTATTCACTTTTGTAGTTTACCGCGTTTGTAATCTTTGATGTGATTTTCTCATACTGACGAGCCCTCGATAACTATAAACAGTATTGTATATAACTGTAAACCATCACGTATATAACTGTAAACCATCACATAGATAACTTTAAACCGTACCGTAGATAACTGTAAACCATCACGCAGATAACTGTAAACTGTACCGTATATAAATGTAAACCATCACGTAGATAACTGTATACCGTCCAGAAGATAACTATAAACCACCCCGTAGATAACTATAAACCGTCCCGTAGATAACTCTTAGCAGTCTTGTAGATAGCTATAAAGCGTTTCGATAACAATAGATCGCTAAGTAGATAACACTAAATCGCCCCATAAAAAACTCATAAACCGTCCCAAAGATAACTACAAACCGTGCCGTAGATAAATGTAAACCGTCTTGTAGATAGCTATAAACCGTTTCGTAGATAGCAATAGACCGTTCAGTATATAACTCCGTTCAGTAGACAAAATAGATAACTATGAACCGTCATGTAGATAACTAAAAACTGTCCTGTAGATAACTATAAACAGTCCTGTAGATAATTGTAAACCGTCTTGTAGATAGCTATAACACGTCCCGTAGATAACAATAGAACATTCAGTAGATATAACTCCATTCAGTAGATAAACCGTTCCATAGATAATTATAAACCGTCCCGTAGATAACTCTTAGCAGTCTTGTAGATAGCTATAAAGCGTTTCGATAACAATAGATCGCTAAGTAGATAACACTAAATCGTCCCATAAAAAACTCATAAACCGTCCCAAAGATAACTACAAACCGTGCCGTAGATAAATGTAAACCGTCTTGTAGATAGCTATAAACCGTTTCGTAGATAGCAATAGACCGTTCAGTATATAACTCCGTTCAGTAGACAAAATAGATAACTAAAAACCGTTTTGTAGATAACTATAAATCGTCCTGTAGATTACTATACACCGTACCGTAATAAATATAAACCATCCCGTAGATAACTATAATCCATCTCGTAGATAATTTCTAACCGTGACGTAGGTAACAATAAACCGTATCGTAGATAACTATAAACTGTCCTGTATATAACTATAAACCGTCCAATATATAACTAACTCTAAACCGTCCCATAGATAACTATAAACCATCTCGTAGATAATTTTCAGCCGTTCCGTAGATAAATATACGCCGTGTCGTAGGCAATTTAAAAACCGTATCGTAGACAAACGATCCCGTATATAACTGTAAACCATACCGTAGATAAATATAAGCCGTCCTGTAGATAACTGTAAACCAAACCGTAGATAACTATAAACCGTCCCGTAGATAACTATATAATCCGTCCTGTAGCTAACTATATACCGCCCGTAGATACCAGGAGCGCATTATATTGATAGCAGTAGCATGGATAATGATTTAAAGGACCTGGTGTCCATGTCACTAAACTTAACGAAGTTTCAGTCTGAAAATCGTGTGTAACTTACGACGAATCGTAAGTTCaatatttcactaaacttacttacgaacggcACCCTTCATTTACCAAGGACCCTTCGTCtggtattgggtattcgtaactttacaaaCGGTtatttgagttacgaagggttaaaagttcaGTGAAATGGACACCAGTTCATGTGCATTTTGTTTATGGAAAACTAATAAATCAAGAACAGATAAATAATACTCGACTTGAATACAGCAATGACGTATTGACAGAACTGTTGATTTATAACGGCCCCTCCTTTTCTAAAAGCCAATCAgaaaaattataattataatagtaaCTGATAAAGTTGTATGTTTTACTTTGAACACAAAACAACAATGGTCTCACCGTCTGACtcttgaataaattcatctgGACTGTTAGATAAAATAAATTCATCTG
It encodes:
- the LOC140141519 gene encoding uncharacterized protein, which codes for MANNDPARPDNISRVLQAVEYVCHEAIPAIEDVIKSWHAKQKAIGLQPCRNPTKCFNFPGKPARPSSCDNCVKWGQALEDSYYPQQKKQCMAWENVNASFLYDNPIELSNAFAFHIPPQQKPAKISDYDVASILQIMIRCGEFHQCNSATKSYFEPYDVIQKVSVSWNHLIRMPPNMDISREDTEDHFTDITQMMSCLAELGYFSDEHESRMFSHLEQEVFNIDPASSLTRNDPKAVVRRHKRLHPSDPEDKLCWTFGCEKEVFAACEKCPGFLCERHCRQDDPCANHTMSKDVAVLKDSMLREYGVIRRFTGQQTKIKQQTIIQGDQINTAGNEKIQKEVRETKTTVLETSKDIEQIQKEVEETKQIAMDTLKDITVIKESLPGQESDTNFLSEISNWRQRLEKKYQQDRSKIRFGRGRRAIADTDDIFVDLTLLEELEVDQDIMAGISDNQPYLDNANLEYDKQGNSRKLESYEELFTIASAKRCKAANNQVNVEDQEEVVNQILLYGPAGSGKTTLVSRIAHIWATGKHDLCEKFHLTIFIELRKLNSCESLEQVIQKQLLPGIAVESIAKAIYKLGKRCLVVLDGFDEMRKDLYDHALESPLLSGCFVIVTTRPHMVDEFCQSPDKSGYTHVRISGFSPDKVQMYIGKFFNRTGQTEKGRNLIERIDETPILQTLSSFPILLVMMCLLWEDSNLTNTPVQSITSLYEKAVIYLNKPFHKRQQISPRNIENVLINLGKPALDALFENNLQIRSDEVDQDILVQSFDIGLTNEEESALVGETCAAFIHKTFQEFCAAKYLVHLYQFNVLIFRSQIDLINTNNVYDMGYVLQFCCGLCPDAAKQVLHHVVCLVKHSQNSYSYRWMLPLLILYEHDICNQSYESANLHAELAPLQNTPLALGNSNAMTAFSYLALSKQRCSYQWTHSVVEMFILNLKCDASTLIRLLECMSSITRVTLLNITLAGDIDNSISVASRSIKILHIKQGSLSANTMMRLLGCMPSVTSVTLYYVDIGGEVDDRMPVLCESLTEFILGGLLRANTMFRLLGCMPSVTSVTLDEVDIAGEVDNRRPVSCESLKKFILSGSLSANTMLRLLRCMPAVTTVTLDGVDIAGEIVDHGEVDESISASCESITEFVIGACSLLSANTMMRLLDCMPSVKFVILNEVSIAGDADQNIPVSCPFIKSIIIRGSLSANTMMCLLGCMASVTSVTLLTIQLTGDVDESISVSCKALREFEIQDGSLTANAMMKLLDCMPLVTSVTLDGVTVAGGVGSCISVSCKSLQELEIRGGSLSVDTLMRLLDCMTSVMLVTLTNVKIAGEGDAIIAKFPDISGTVSYVRDCVHLNLGFH